The Plasmodium vivax chromosome 7, whole genome shotgun sequence DNA window TTGGGTGATACTGCCAATGGAGGGGAGGAGAGGCTCTCTCCAGGAAAGCATATTCACACTGAGCTCGCCACTGTGCAGGTGGCTGCTACGCTGGCACGCTCGGTGTGTAACACGGTGTGCCCTCGCAACTGGGGAGAGGCTCCTGCGCAGTTTACGCGCAAGCCTGTGTGTGAGGAGACATGGACTCGTCACAGGTTGGGGAaacaaaaggcaaaaaaagaaggcaaaaaagtgGGGTAAAATGAAAcgggcaaaaatggcaaagttGGCAAAAACCTGCAGCGAGCGCACACACGGGGGGGGCGCGCATACGTGGCGGTCATCACACAGTCGCCGAGAGGCACCCCCAAAGGGAGAATTACTAACAGGGCAgttaaaaaaggacaaaacaaaggtgaggaaaaaaaaaaaaaaggggaaaagagcGTCGTGCGCCCAATCCTCATGCGAAATAAGCGTGAAGGAGCGCtgggacgaaaaaaaaagaaaaaaaagagaaaaaacgtAGAAATGTAGGAACGTGTAAGTATATATGCTTAAATGCGGAGAGTTACCAATTTGGGaatcataaaaaaggggttcaTCAGGGTGGAAACGCTTTTTCGCTGATTCGGTGGAGAGCAATGAACATTCAGCAGTTTTCTCTTTCtaggggaagagaaaaaaaaaaaaaacgaatctACGTGCGGTGCGACACCTATATGTAGGAAAAGTTGCTGTGAGAGTCTCTGCAGATTGTGCATACGTGGAGGATGGTCCGCAAGGATTACACCTTCCGTGTAGTATTTAAATGGTGGGCACTTGCGGCATTGTGGGCAGGCAGGCACTCCTTCGCTATCGTCGACGCGGTGGAAGTGGAGGGAGAGATGCGCGCCGGGCTCTCAAGAGTAGAGGAGCCGCACCAGACCCGATCGGCACATGGCTTTTTCCCCCAACTGAGGCGAACCACCGCTAGGGTTAGCGGCGATTGCAACCCTAGCGGCGAAATGGGCGAGAATCCCAGCGTGGTGCACCTGTCACTGCTTTGCTGCCCACCTTTTAATGTCGCCTTCTGTGGTTAGGCGGGAAAGCGGCCATACACGATCTTGCCCCTGTAAAGCGGCCTCCCTCGCTTGCACAGTAGTACGTACGTGCAGGTATTTCATCCCTGGGCATACTGGCGCGGCGGCAGCTCCGCTCAATGCTGAGCAGAAATCGCACAGATGGAATTTAAGCGGGGCGTGCGGCCAGGCGAAAAAACAGCGCCACGTTCCATGCGGGTAGTAAGGAGGACCATCCCGCTAGGCGGTGCTGTTAGGCGGTGCTGCTAGGCAGTGGTGCCAATCGATACCGCCAATCAGTGCTGCAAATCGCTACCGCCAATCAGTGCCGCTAACCGCTACGCACCGACCGGCTGCTCCTTCCCCCGCGTGAGGCAAAAGTTGAGGCGAAATTTCTAAGGGGCATACcgcgaaggaaaaaaaaaaaaaaaaaaaaatgcccaaAAGGGAggtgtacatgtaaaaaggaaaagaacgaaagaaaaaaaaaaatatgccacTGCCAAACGCCTATCGGCAAAGGTTCCCACTTGACGAAACTGAATTGGTATTTTTGTTCATCCCGAGGTGTAGCGGGCGTCCCATTGTGCGCAAGTTTTCCTGCCCCTTAAAATGAGGCACTGCCCGcacgcgtaaaaaaaaaagaagcaaacacATAAGCGCTAACGGCTAACCGCTAACGGCTAACCGCCAACCGCCAAGCACACACGTGACACCATGACGGCCGCGCACTACCTGAACCCCAAACTGATGAAGAACTACGATGAGCTGACCGCGCACAACCCCCACTCCAGCGTAATTATTCACAGGAGGATGCGCACAGCACAGCGTCTATATGTGCGGCCGCGTACACTTAGCAGCAAGGGAGTAACTCCTGACGTGTGTGCCTGCTGGCAGAGTGGCGCTCGAAAATGTTGTTATTTCATCTCCCCGTTTGTTAACTACCCATGACTTGTGTGCTTCTCTCGCTTCCTACCCCCTCTGGCTCAACAGGACCCGCGCTTTCTGCAGATGAATCAGTTTAACCACTGCGCCTACAGGTACACCATGTTCTGCCGGTGCGCACGTGAACTGGGGGAGGACAACCCCCGCTGCAGGTGAGTCCCTCTCGGGAGGTGTCGCCAACATGTGGCAATCGAGCATCTTGAAGGGGCAACTCTTAAACGGACGTGATCAGTTTGGCGCGATGTGAGGGGTGTATCGGTGCAGAGGGATGAATGATTCCTCCTGTTGATGGGGATTCCCCCTTTGATTATCCTCCtcccattttattattctccccccctttggtgggtcttccccccccctgccgACTCCCCCCAGGTTTCAGTACTACAGAGCCCAAATTGCCTGCACAGCGGAGCAGCTGGAGGATTGGGACGACCACAGACAGAAGGGTACGCATTGCCCCCTTGGGAAAAGGAGACCACTCCCGATGCGAAGCGCGTTGCATCCATTTCGTTTtgagtttttattttttttccgagcGGGGGTCTCTCCATACACTCCTACCATGTGTGTCTTCACCCCGTAGTGTGTACTGATGCACCCGTACGAATGGGCATTCGCCAACCCTCGTATGTTAACCCACCCTTATGTTTGTGTGTGTTctttccccccgtttgcaGGAACATGCGCCATGGATGTGCTGCCCGACCGGCTGACCGCCCACCTGAGGCAGTGATGCGTTCGGAGCGGCGATGGTGTAGAGATGGTGTAGAGAAGTTGCAGAGAAGTTGCAGAGAAGTTGCAGAGAAGTTGCCGCTACACTGCCGCCACCTTTGCAAGTTTAGTGAAGAAGCCATTTCAGTTGTTAACAAGgagggtgtttttttttttttttttttttcctgtttatTCCTCTTTGCAGAGTGGCGGAGCGTGCGGCTAGGTTGCTCCTTAGAGGCTTCTGCGGATGGCTCCCCGAGTGGCCATTTCAAGTGACCATTTGGGGTGCGCCGCGCCTTCCCCTATTTTttggtacaaaaaaaaaagaaaaaccgCTTCACGCTGTCTTTAATCCAACACGGGCAGAAGCAGGCCACCCCAGAAGATACTttacccattttgcacaaGTGGGTTGGCGATCCCTTCTCGTTTCTGCGGAGCTGCTCTCAGGGCCAGGAAGCCGCGCGCGATGGGGAGGGTGTCCCCAGTGGTAAACACGCCGCTCCGCCCGCAGTGGTAGTATACTCACCCGGCCGCTTTGCTATGTGCGCTTTGCTAAATGCCGCTTTCCTTagtgccgcccccccctgaCGGCTAGAAATTTTCGTTCACGAGGACGTGCGGCTTGCTGAAGAGCTCAATGGACTCCTTGATTTCTTTGAGCCTTTTGCCGAGCTCTATTTTCCGGGCCTTGTCTTTGTTGCTCTTGTATTCCTGTGTTGCCTCCGTCAGTTGTGAGTGCAGCTCCTTTAGGACGTAGCTCCTCTCGTCGTTCTTCAGGACTCTGTAGCCCTCGGGTACGTCCGTGGACTCATCTAcaatgtccttttttttcttcagcaTGTAGGTGGGTAGCTTTCCAAAGTTCTTGTGGAGATTGTCtcgcttccccttctcgcTGCTCCGCAGTTGGCTCCCCCGTTTTGAGAGTTTATCTATGATACTGCTTTCGCGTTTAGCGGGCGCGCTTGCAGGGGCGGCTTCCGCTGCTGCCTCCGCGGCTGCGTCTtcgcgcttctccccttgggATTTGCCGGGCGCCTCCCGGTgctccgcttcctcctccacgtaGTCTgcttcatcctcctcatattctgcttcttcctcctcatattctgcttcttcctcctccacgtagtctgcttctccctcctcatattctacttcttcttcaccctcATActctacttcttcttccccctcatactctgcttcttccccctcatgctctacttcttcttcctcatattctacttcttcctcctcgtactctacttcttccccctcctcgtactgtgcttcctctccctccCCCACGTGCTGCTGCTCAACATGCTGCTCCTCCACCCGCTTCTGCTGCGTGGCCTTGGTGACGCCCAGGGGGCACTCCCCCGCCCTCTGCAGATGCTTAGCCACCTTGGAAGCCACATTCTCAAATCGCTTCATTTTGAAAGGCTTCTtattcttcgcttcttccttctcctccaaGACCTTCTTCTGTAGAGACGCCTTCTCCTGGATCTTCATCAAATTCTccttcatataatttttgtcCTCCTTTGTTCTGATGTGAGGGAACGCTTTGTTTAtgtctttcattttgcttacGAAGCTGCTGGAGGAGAGCTGGTTTTGGGCGTTGATTTTCCTTTGGGCATTGTTTTGGGTGCTAATCGCCTTGGTGGCCTTGTAGAGCTCTCTTTCCTCCTTGAGCTTTTTCCTCTGTTTTTTGGCCAGCACCTTCCGCACGTTTTCGCTCAGGTGTTCGTGTTTGCCCTGCTGTGGGGTGGCGCCGGTTACGCGGCAGTTAAGCGGTGTAGTAGCGCGTGTAGCAGCGCGATGGTTCATGCTTAGGGTTAAAGTCGGCAGGGTTATAGGTGGACTGATGCTGGAGGTAGACTCACCCCCCCATGGGGGAACATCTGCCTGGCCACCCCCGTGCGCTAACCTTCGCAGCGAATGGCAGACGGGAGTTACGCCGCGCATGGTACTCGTGGTACGCGTGGTGCACtcggggggagaaacaatGCACCTACTTACTTGGTTCATCGTGGGGGCTAAAAAAACGCTTAAATGGGAAAAGTGGAAGCGCTGTGCATGCGGTTGGGGCCTATTAAAACCATTCGGGTTCCTCAAATGGGAAGTAGACGTGCAGCTTGCCTTGCGTTGTTTtgtaaaagaggaaagaagTGTGATGGGAaaggagattttttttttttttttttttttttttcccaccgcTGGGGAAAGAGGTAGAGGAGGCAAACTAGTCGGAGGTGCTCcccacatgtgtgtacacATGACGCTGCTCCGAGGTGACTGTCAAGCCATTGTTGccgtttcttttcttctccccaaAAAGGACGGCGGTGCCTAGCGGGTGAATGGCTTCACAGGTGTGGCATCTCTTGTGCACACGTAGTCCGCATCATTAATTTTGTGCCCTCCCCGCATGTGTACTTTTGGCGgcctttgcttttttccctcctcctccgcgatttttttttttttttttttggagaaacCTGTCTATGGGTATTGCATCATTTCAGAGAAGGATTACGCAAAGGGGGATACTCGAATGGCATCAAATTGTCCCTCATTTGgggattcttttttttttttttttccttttcctttagtCCCCCCAGGAGCGGTCTTCAAGAAATCACTCAACTGTCACTTGGAAGGAAATAAAACTGCGCACGTTTGTACCCTTTGACACCGCTGCGGAAGTTGAAGAAAACTTGGTCCCTTTGGGAGAAGCCACACAATTGAGGGTGCCCGTAATTGTATGTCTCCTTTGAGACCGCGCGTGCACACTGGAGGGATTCCACAGGTTGGGCTCTTTCGCCTCCCCGAGTTGAGCACTCCACAGCGCGACGCGGCGTTGATTGTAAATCCCCTCTCGACCAACGGACCAAtggcagaaaaggaagccCTCTTTCACAACAGCATAAACGACCCCTACGTGGTGAACTACGTGTGGCTTTACGGAGACAACATGCGGGCTGCGCCCAGGGCCCCCCCGGAGATGTCCCCCCCTCATGTGGTCAACGTCCGCGGTGAAGACACCTacggggggggcagcaacGGGGGGTTCTTCACGCGGGGATTTTCGCATCCTTCGCAAACTTCGCCCATTTCGCAAACTTCGCCCATTTCGCAAACCTCGCCACTTTCGCAATTTTCGCCCATTTCGCCCATTTCGCCCGTTTCGAAAATTCCCTCCCCGTCGGCCCGCCTggagaaaagggaagatGCCGTTTGttgacagaaaaaaaggaagaagagaaaaaaaaaaaaaaaaaaaaaaaaaaagccacacTTTGTGGGGCCATCTTTAACGTGTTGTCAGCGAGGTGTCCCTCCTTCTGCCACTTCGCGGGGACAATCCGTGTAAGCGTCTCCGCCgcgttgcctttttttatttttttccccttcataaGGGGCACAACTTGGCGTAGCAGCCTCGGCAGTGTTGCCTCTTACGATTGAAAGGAGGAGAGTACACGGATTGGGAGGGGGCGGTGGAGAGAAGTGGGTTACGTAGGCGACATTTCGCCTAACCCCTTAACCGCCTCgccccttcaccgcttcgcagCTTCACATCTTCACGGCCTCACGGCCTCACCGCCATACCGCCTTACCGCTTCACCTATTCGCACACCATGGCGGGGACGTCGAACTTGCGGTAGCACCTCTCCCGGTTGAAGCCCTCCTCATCATAAAGAATATACACGTAGTCCTCCACCCGGTCCTGATAGGTTTTCAAAAAGTGGTCAACGCAGTGCTGCTTGTTGTCTAGCATAGTGCACCTCGGGGCATCGTGGGGAGTCCCTCCCTCCACTCTCCTGCTTGACATGTTAAACGAAACTCGGCCCTCCTTCATGTGCATGCCCAGGCATTCTAACATGTAGGCAGTCCTCTCCTCATTATGTATGGCTATGCACTTGTCTATGAAGCTGACGTTTAGGGCAAACCTGTTCCGGTTGTTGgctgaaaataaaatgctgtGGAGGTAGTCCAGCCGAATGCGTTTCACGTTGGGGAAGAGGCAGCATCGCTCGATGAAGGAGAGTTGTTTTATCCCCTcgaagaagcagaagtaGTTGGCCCGTTGGACtgccaggggggaaaaaaaattaaaaatgaatagaaGAGGGAATAGCAGGGACGGCTATAATagtgg harbors:
- a CDS encoding hypothetical protein, conserved (encoded by transcript PVX_099845A), which encodes MTAAHYLNPKLMKNYDELTAHNPHSSDPRFLQMNQFNHCAYRYTMFCRCARELGEDNPRCRFQYYRAQIACTAEQLEDWDDHRQKGTCAMDVLPDRLTAHLRQ
- a CDS encoding hypothetical protein, conserved (encoded by transcript PVX_099850A); its protein translation is MNQGKHEHLSENVRKVLAKKQRKKLKEERELYKATKAISTQNNAQRKINAQNQLSSSSFVSKMKDINKAFPHIRTKEDKNYMKENLMKIQEKASLQKKVLEEKEEAKNKKPFKMKRFENVASKVAKHLQRAGECPLGVTKATQQKRVEEQHVEQQHVGEGEEAQYEEGEEVEYEEEEVEYEEEEVEHEGEEAEYEGEEEVEYEGEEEVEYEEGEADYVEEEEAEYEEEEAEYEEDEADYVEEEAEHREAPGKSQGEKREDAAAEAAAEAAPASAPAKRESSIIDKLSKRGSQLRSSEKGKRDNLHKNFGKLPTYMLKKKKDIVDESTDVPEGYRVLKNDERSYVLKELHSQLTEATQEYKSNKDKARKIELGKRLKEIKESIELFSKPHVLVNENF